GACCAAGCTCGTACCTGTTGAGAAGGGTGGTAGGGATGTTGGAGGAGGTTGTTCTCAACGGAAGTGGCGAAGGTGAAGGAGGTGTGTGAGCCCGTGGTTCCATGGCCACAGGGCGGACCAGGGGTTGCGAAAGGGGCAAAGAGCGGCCACAAACCCAAGAGACTGCACGGGACAGGGTTTTGGCTTTGAGGGTTGGGTTTATATGTAAGAAGGGCAATGTTTTGTCGCATTCTGGAATAATTTTTTGTGTTGCCCAAATTACCCATTTTAGTTTTTGATTGTGCTAGAATCTTTAAGGAATCGACGAATCATTAGCTGTTTTTATGCTTTTCAATGAGGGATGATGTAACCGttgtatcatatatatatatatatatatatatatttattatcaaATTTAACTCAAAATAAGGTAAACTTTTATATTTTTAAGAACTCCTTTCATTCATTTTAActgaattttaaagttttgaataGTAACTACAgagataattatataattttatttttataaaaaaaaataattaattaaaatatttttatattctctCCATCTCTTTTTTAaatgttttttaaattttttataaaatatttttatacttctttgtctcattttaagtttttttttttaatttttacataataattaaaaaaatattaaataatttatttttttataaaaataattataataattgattaaagcgcttttatatttaattaagataAAGACATATAGTAAAAATGATATAAATGTATTGGGATAACAATATACAATGCTAAAGttgtaagaaaataattaatacttttttaattttttaaaaaagcaaATAAagtgataatttttttaaatattatttaaaatggaATGAAAAgagtatttaattaaataaagaaaaatgatAAAGAAGGAGATAAATGTCTTGAAAATAATAACAAATAAGagtaagttataaaaaaaaaataattaatactttcttaatttttcgaaataaaaaaataaagtgaaTTTTTTGTTCAACATCACTTAAAATGAGATTGGggaataattgatttttttatatataatgcaatattttatatttttttattataattaaaaattaattcaataaaTAAACTTTAACTCAATAGAATTGGATTTTAAATTTCCTTCAAAGTtataaaattttgagtttaaattttaattaaattaattgtataaaaaattaattttatatatttatattaatattaaaaatataaatcaaaATTATTAACCTGTATAAAAATTGACAGTAGAACAATAATGAAGACAGATACAAAAGATATTTCGTTCAAAACCTCCATAAATCAATCTTTAAAATACCATGATTAACCTCTTTATCTTTAAAAGTTGGAAATAATCAAGTTGGGAAATAGAAAAGATTGCCACTGATTGATACAACTATCTCCCCAAATCACAAATAATGATTCATAATTACCATGATgccaaaatggacaaaaattataCAAAATCAAGTTGCCTAATCACTGTACGTTCACCTGCcaagatatttaaaaaaaaaaaataattgtgaTTAACTTTACTTTCGCTTTTCTCTTTGTTGTAATAAAAAAGAAGACCACTTTCTTTCTTCCTATCTTTTAGTCGTCAATAAACCTAACTGGCCATCACTAGCAATCTGATGGTTACACGATTCTGAAGAACCCAAATCCCCCGTTCCAAGCAGCCGCCAAGAAAAACCCGCTTGAAATTTTCCAGGAAACTTGCACGAGGACTGCACAACTACACTGACGGCTGCAGTGAAGAGTGGTGCGGATTGCGTCTCAAACATGTTCGGTTAGTGGCGTGAGCTACAAGGTCGCATTTTTGTCACGTGCTTTTGTAGTTGTTGCGTTAGTTGCGTCTGAGTTGGACCGCTGATGATGTGCCACGTCAAAATTGGTGAGCCGTTCTTCCTCCAATGTCCTCGCTGTGTAGGTCTCGCGGGACCCGCTTCTTGGAGTCAAAATAATTAAGCACCATTGCTTTTTAGCCAACATAAATAAAAGATGTggcccaaaaataaataaattattattatttttagaaaaaagaaaaaacccAATTTACTCTTTGGCATGGAGTCATGATTTTGAATGAATTCGGCCATCAGTCACTTGCTTGAGTACTTACTAATGATGATGTTGAAatccaaataataaaagaaaatgtaTATTAAAATATTGGGAAACTACAGGCTTTGTTTGACATGGTTATTGTCATTGATTATGAAAGATTCATTAAGAGACGCTCATTTTTTTGCGGGGGGGCCATTTCAGCCTCTAGGATATTCGAATTAAATCATTTCAATTTCTCCATAATTAATTAATTCGACTTTGGCTCATATTAattatgattattaaattatttaaatattttattattattatatattttaaattttttatttttaattttagttatagcAAAAGAATCTCCTAGTCGAGTTGgtgaatatatatgtatatattgaagACGTTTGGTTGGAGttttgtatgtgagaattaggCAGGCCACTATACAAGAATATGCGAAGCACCAGCaggaattaaacaatttaattattgaCTTTaggtataattaaaatattaattataaaaaataataaaataagaaatattaCTTAAATATTAAAATCGCCTAATAAACAAATTAATCATCAGGGCTCAATTAGTGGGCTAAAGATAGCAATTCAATTGATTAGATACCTAAATTATTTTTAGATGGAAGATTGGACGTATTGGTTTACCTTTCCAAACAACAGTGTAATGAAATCTAAGCTTAAAGGTAAAATAATCTGCAAATTGGGAATTTTATGTGCAAAAATGTGATGCTTTAGGCATTTTCTAATCCTGGTTTTAACCATAGGATATTTTGTCACAGTAGGTAAGCCGATTGGATGGGTTATCTAATTGGACCAATAACAACACACATTTAGAAATTTTCTGCCTTGTTGGACCATTGTAGAAAAAGTAATTGATTTGCATGTGTAACATATACATACATGATTGAGCTTTgattatttcaataatatttatgGAAAATATGCTAAAACCCTTAAGGCTTAACCCTGTgcaattggtgaccaaaattcaGTAACTTGACCAGAAGAATAGTCCAACAGGGTAGCCTGCCTCTTGATGTGGGTGAACATTGCATGGAACACCAGAGTCGAGGAGTCGTCTGGTGAGAAACATCCAGCCTAGTTATTAACGAACATTGGCATGTTAGCAGTAGGTGTAATTTGTATAAATATTGAATATGAGAGACTCAGgttccactttttttttttttttttttttaattcactgGCATGCCTGTATTGACTGTCTGCATATTGTAtcgattatttttattaattatgttataattgggtttaaatttataattttataattttaaaaataattcagtattattaaattaaaacaactaattaatatATCCAAGAAAATTATGTGATTCAATACTTAAACCTGTAAACCCAATTTTTTTTTGGGCCATGAGCTATGCTTAAGGTGGCCTTTTCAATATTAGGTTGGATCAGTCGGTGATTGTAAACCCAGAAGCGTTCAGGGCTAGCCCAAATATCTTCTATCTATATTCGGGAGATCTTCTTCCTGTCTGGTGAGTTTCTGGGGCAAGCAAGATCTTCTAGGGAAAATGTCGTCTCTCGGAACATCAAAGGGCATTTTGGAGATCGCAAAGTTCGGTGTGTATGTGACCGTTCCCATCTTTCTTATGTACACTTTCGCCAACAATACCAAGAATCTCCAGAAATTCATGGGCGATGtaatctttctctctctctctctctctccctccctccCTCTTCGTGGTTATATCTATTTCGAAACTCCATTATTTTATTGGTAGAGCGTGCAATATAGATTTTGGTTCGGGAAGGTTTTTGAGTTTAACGCATCTTCATTTTTACTTGGTTCGTTTAGTTTTTATTAGGGTTCAGTGATTTATGAATCGTTCTGGAGGAATTATAGGCATGAATTAATGGTATTGTATTGTGGTTCAGGTATGTGTTCTTGAGTTTGCGGTTGAAATTTCTCGAATTTGTAATTGTATATATGAAAAAGAATAAGAATTACATTGACAAAGTTAGCTCCTAGAGTGGCTTTGCTGTCTGGGTGACAACTGAGAAGTGGGTGCTTAGGATTGATTAAAAGGGCGCGATTTTGATACAAACCAAAGGAGAAATGAACCAGGAAAGGGGAGAGACATGGAAGAACATAAGAATTTAGGGAAGAAAGGGATGAACAGGGAGAAGAATTAATATTTCAATCATATCATTCACACTGAATTGCAGAGCATGTTTCCCTTTTATACCAATCAACCCACCAATCAATATTAGACACACATCAATATCTCCTCCTCAAGCTTCCTTGCCCTCAAGGAAGGAAACTGAAGAACACTGTAAAAAAACAAATCTTTGCTACAACTATCAATGTATATCCAAGTATTAGGGcagtttgaagagaaaaaataaaattgaagttTGGTTTGCTGCAACTTATTGCTTCATCTTGCATTTGATCAATTCCAAATGCCCAATTGAATCTTAGCTTAGTATTTGTTTCATCTTACATCGAATTCTTCCCAAGAATAGCTTCAAAAGTGGAAGATCTTGTTTGTAGTAGTAGAAGGCACTACTTATGCTTTGAGTTAGGTTGAGCACACTTGAATCTTCAATAGGATTATCTTTGAATCCAAATACAGCAGCCTCAAATTTACAAATTGGTGCTTGTACTGCATATGATGCACAGAGCTCAATGTTGTAGTATTTTATGTGAACCTTTCTTGGATCTGATGATCAACCGACAAAAACTAAATACTGATTCAAGTCTTCAGTTGATGGAGcctgtacaacttggccaacatTCAAAGACTTTGCAATTCCTTTAACAGGTTGTATGTCTGCACTGTTACCACTAATGACAAACGTAGCAAGCTGCCTTTTCCTTGCATAGGTCTCTTCCCAATCATCATgcacatttttttttctcttggaAATCACTTGACTCTATAGGGTTGGGTGGTAGCATTGGCAACCAAGGAGAAGACGGTGGTGCAGCAAGAGCTTCAATTACAACATCTGGCGCATCCACAATGCCCTTGCTTTATTGAAAAACTTCATCTTTCATGATCTTGTGCTTCTTTTgatcttcttcaacatcaaaatcTTCTTCATTTACATCTTGAATCTGTTCATTATCTTTGTCATCAATAATGGTCATGTCTTGTTGGACACTCTCATTGATAGCAGAAACATTTGCTATTGATGACCAATGTTGTTGAAAATTATCATCGATGGCAGGAACATTTTCTTGGATTTGTTGTAATTCCTTGCTATTTTCTTCATCACTTTCTTGCATCTCATCAAAACTTCTTTGAA
The Hevea brasiliensis isolate MT/VB/25A 57/8 chromosome 15, ASM3005281v1, whole genome shotgun sequence genome window above contains:
- the LOC110644618 gene encoding uncharacterized protein LOC110644618 — translated: MSSLGTSKGILEIAKFGVYVTVPIFLMYTFANNTKNLQKFMGDRSYIVYPPEGPRPPSPEELREMVRELARQRNNR